From Hyla sarda isolate aHylSar1 chromosome 5, aHylSar1.hap1, whole genome shotgun sequence, a single genomic window includes:
- the LOC130274608 gene encoding protein brambleberry-like → MSARDIRTERRRQINPMMSPGRHVLLLLLLLPLRTGAFFGWFTRKSSSVKSASQKEPAPDPQTLPGAPFEMITTDEKFLAEAKDLELSPLDSCNYKVVSQLRASCTEMSEEEIAKFGVLLFNCQAEVEGRKTYSCTEDMTLAECTSSMDPDTWNAYHIVSNRARSVCYAARQLHFRRRTELTVNTLVSTAMNQLEAMKMLKVAMDKIPQRHLGAVFDALSESKNLSPNSSICSNMSVSSMSPRAFCQAITRAGQPCRNKASGGQEFCRVHASGQTSYITS, encoded by the exons ATGTCGGCGCGGGACATTCGTACAGAGCGAAGACGACAG ATCAATCCCATGATGTCTCCAGGCCGCCATGTtcttctgctcctcctcctccttcctttaAGGACTGGGGCATTTTTTGGCTGGTTCACCCGTAAGTCTTCTAGTGTAAAATCTGCATCCCAGAAGGAGCCGGCCCCGGACCCCCAGACTCTACCAGGGGCCCCATTTGAGATGATCACAACCGATGAGAAGTTTTTAGCTGAAGCCAAAGACCTGGAGCTTTCTCCTCTGGACAGCTGTAACTATAAG GTGGTCAGTCAGCTGAGGGCGTCGTGCACAGAAATGTCTGAAGAAGAGATCGCAAAATTTGGGGTTTTGCTGTTTAACTGTCAGGCGGAAGTGGAGGGGCGTAAGACGTACTCCTGTACTGAAGACATG ACCCTTGCGGAGTGCACATCATCGATGGACCCAGATACCTGGAACGCCTACCACATCGTCAGTAACCGGGCGCGCTCCGTCTGCTACGCCGCACGACAGCTCCATTTCAGACGTCGGACAGAACTCACGGTGAACACTCTGGTGTCGACCGCCATGAACCAACTGGAGGCCATGAAAATGCTGAAG GTAGCGATGGATAAAATTCCCCAGCGACACTTGGGTGCGGTGTTCGATGCGCTCTCGGAGTCTAAGAATCTAAGTCCGAATTCCTCAATTTGCAGTAACAT GTCAGTGTCCTCTATGTCCCCGCGCGCGTTCTGTCAGGCGATCACCAGGGCGGGTCAGCCGTGCAGGAACAAAGCCAGCGGAGGTCAGGAGTTCTGCAGAGTCCACGCCTCCGGTCAGACATCCTACATCACATCCTGA
- the PYCR3 gene encoding pyrroline-5-carboxylate reductase 3 isoform X1, whose product MAAAGPGSPLRVGCIGAGKMARGVLGGLIVSGNGAVPDTCTGKVPGQDITVSAPSDTNLQYFRDHGCNTTHSNISVLYGAKVVFLATKPHIIPQVLVEISSAITSDHVIVSMAAGVSLQTLKNLVPSGARILRMGANLPCVIQQGAMVFARGPGVDQDEADMLKDLLSVCGMCEEVPESYMDIHTGISGSGVAYVYLFAEALMDGAVKMGMPPAISSRIAAQTLLGAAKMILETGEHPAKLRSDVCTPGGTTIHALHELEKGGLRAAVMNAVEAATNRAREMDKD is encoded by the exons ATGGCGGCGGCAGGACCAGGGAGCCCCCTGCGGGTGGGATGTATCGGAGCCGGCAAGATGGCTCGGGGAGTGCTGGGCGGCCTCATCGTCAGCGGTAACGGAGCGGTACCGGACACGTGCAccg gGAAGGTCCCTGGTCAGGACATCACCGTAAGTGCCCCCAGTGACACCAACCTGCAGTACTTCCGG GATCACGGCTGCAACACGACCCACTCCAACATCAGCGTCCTGTACGGGGCCAAGGTGGTCTTCCTGGCGACGAAGCCGCACATCATCCCACAGGTCCTGGTGGAGATCTCGTCCGCCATCACCAGCGATCATGTAATTGTTTCTATGGCGGCGGGGGTGTCTCTACAGACCCTCAAGAAC CTGGTCCCCAGTGGAGCCCGAATTCTCCGTATGGGCGCCAACCTGCCATGTGTGATCCAGCAGGGGGCGATGGTGTTCGCTCGGGGCCCCGGTGTTGACCAGGATGAGGCGGACATGTTGAAGGATCTCCTGTCTGTGTGCGGGATGTGTGAGGAGGTCCCGGAGTCCTACATGGATATTCACACAGGAATCAGCGGCAGCGGTGTAGCGTAT GTGTACTTGTTTGCAGAGGCGTTGATGGACGGAGCGGTGAAGATGGGAATGCCCCCCGCCATATCAAGCCGAATCGCCGCCCAGACGCTTCTG GGGGCTGCAAAAATGATCCTGGAGACGGGCGAGCACCCGGCAAAGCTCCGCTCCGATGTCTGCACCCCCGGCGGGACCACCATACACGCCCTCCATGAACTGGAGAAGGGAGGTTTGAGAGCAGCGGTGATGAACGCCGTGGAGGCCGCAACCAATAGGGCGAGAGAAATGGACAAGGACTAG
- the PYCR3 gene encoding pyrroline-5-carboxylate reductase 3 isoform X2, with protein MAAAGPGSPLRVGCIGAGKMARGVLGGLIVSGKVPGQDITVSAPSDTNLQYFRDHGCNTTHSNISVLYGAKVVFLATKPHIIPQVLVEISSAITSDHVIVSMAAGVSLQTLKNLVPSGARILRMGANLPCVIQQGAMVFARGPGVDQDEADMLKDLLSVCGMCEEVPESYMDIHTGISGSGVAYVYLFAEALMDGAVKMGMPPAISSRIAAQTLLGAAKMILETGEHPAKLRSDVCTPGGTTIHALHELEKGGLRAAVMNAVEAATNRAREMDKD; from the exons ATGGCGGCGGCAGGACCAGGGAGCCCCCTGCGGGTGGGATGTATCGGAGCCGGCAAGATGGCTCGGGGAGTGCTGGGCGGCCTCATCGTCAGCG gGAAGGTCCCTGGTCAGGACATCACCGTAAGTGCCCCCAGTGACACCAACCTGCAGTACTTCCGG GATCACGGCTGCAACACGACCCACTCCAACATCAGCGTCCTGTACGGGGCCAAGGTGGTCTTCCTGGCGACGAAGCCGCACATCATCCCACAGGTCCTGGTGGAGATCTCGTCCGCCATCACCAGCGATCATGTAATTGTTTCTATGGCGGCGGGGGTGTCTCTACAGACCCTCAAGAAC CTGGTCCCCAGTGGAGCCCGAATTCTCCGTATGGGCGCCAACCTGCCATGTGTGATCCAGCAGGGGGCGATGGTGTTCGCTCGGGGCCCCGGTGTTGACCAGGATGAGGCGGACATGTTGAAGGATCTCCTGTCTGTGTGCGGGATGTGTGAGGAGGTCCCGGAGTCCTACATGGATATTCACACAGGAATCAGCGGCAGCGGTGTAGCGTAT GTGTACTTGTTTGCAGAGGCGTTGATGGACGGAGCGGTGAAGATGGGAATGCCCCCCGCCATATCAAGCCGAATCGCCGCCCAGACGCTTCTG GGGGCTGCAAAAATGATCCTGGAGACGGGCGAGCACCCGGCAAAGCTCCGCTCCGATGTCTGCACCCCCGGCGGGACCACCATACACGCCCTCCATGAACTGGAGAAGGGAGGTTTGAGAGCAGCGGTGATGAACGCCGTGGAGGCCGCAACCAATAGGGCGAGAGAAATGGACAAGGACTAG
- the TIGD5 gene encoding tigger transposable element-derived protein 5, whose amino-acid sequence MSCQGQRILETRLGDAECTQTIVKMAFRKAYSIKDKLEAIERVKNGERQASVSRDFGVPGGTLRGWLKDEQKLRWFLDQLGGDVGTQRKKMRLANEEEIDRAVYSWFITLRQQGIPLSGPIIQAQAEMFAKQIYGEDCTFKASHGWFWRWQKRHGISSQRIYGEPEVRPSDMDTVLVYPEEQPKAPANESGYGDEQIYNANVTGLYWKLLPDQMHEMSMAKQPRGYRRVKDRVAILLAANLTGNHKLKPLIVGKLQDPASLRCHNPDKFPATYKYCKNMQMTSNLLRQWFFEDFVPGVKRYLRRCCLQEKAVLLVNQCPGSPPEKELQTPDGSIRVLFLSKNTRSKIVSMDQGVMASFKQLYKRELLRMAVSSDSSPSDFVKSFLLKDMIYLSGQAWGMIQAVSIEKCWLYGLRAAFESGAMADTAGDDYSKVFSDLTNLAALVYKHLTPEDIAEWVHLDDPMPAMLESSEGMTPDSSGDFIKEETSDDEDDIEYDINPTAAEAVQGLETALRWFETQKPQNVAPVEIAQLHSLLATAQRLQLMHSQTKGANCGGS is encoded by the coding sequence ATGTCCTGCCAGGGGCAGCGGATCCTGGAGACCAGACTGGGCGATGCAGAGTGCACACAGACCATCGTCAAGATGGCATTTCGCAAGGCGTATTCCATCAAAGACAAGCTGGAAGCCATAGAGAGAGTTAAAAATGGCGAACGTCAAGCCAGCGTCTCCAGAGACTTCGGGGTGCCAGGAGGAACTCTCCGAGGGTGGCTGAAAGACGAGCAGAAGCTCAGATGGTTTCTGGACCAGCTCGGCGGGGATGTAGGGACACAGAGGAAAAAGATGCGCTTGGCCAACGAAGAAGAGATTGACCGTGCCGTGTACTCGTGGTTCATCACTCTACGACAACAAGGCATTCCTCTGTCCGGGCCAATTATCCAGGCCCAAGCTGAGATGTTTGCCAAGCAGATCTATGGAGAGGACTGCACCTTCAAGGCTAGCCATGGCTGGTTCTGGCGTTGGCAGAAAAGACATGGGATCTCCAGTCAGCGCATCTATGGTGAACCAGAGGTCAGGCCGTCAGATATGGACACGGTTCTGGTCTACCCAGAAGAACAACCCAAGGCACCGGCAAATGAGAGCGGCTACGGTGATGAACAGATCTACAACGCCAATGTCACTGGACTGTATTGGAAGCTCCTTCCAGACCAGATGCATGAGATGTCAATGGCTAAGCAGCCCCGCGGCTACCGGAGAGTCAAGGACAGAGTTGCCATTCTTCTGGCCGCCAACCTTACAGGCAACCACAAGCTGAAACCATTAATTGTTGGAAAACTGCAGGATCCAGCAAGTCTTCGGTGCCACAACCCAGACAAGTTCCCGGCAACCTACAAATATTGCAAGAACATGCAGATGACATCAAACCTACTCAGACAGTGGTTTTTCGAGGACTTTGTGCCTGGAGTAAAACGTTACTTAAGGCGATGCTGTCTCCAAGAAAAAGCAGTTCTCCTGGTCAACCAGTGTCCTGGGAGCCCCCCTGAGAAGGAGCTTCAGACCCCCGACGGCAGCATAAGGGTCTTGTTCCTTTCCAAAAACACCAGAAGTAAGATCGTGTCCATGGACCAAGGAGTTATGGCTTCCTTCAAGCAGCTCTACAAGCGCGAGCTCCTGAGGATGGCGGTGTCCTCTGATAGTTCTCCTTCAGATTTTGTCAAGTCCTTTCTATTAAAAGACATGATCTACCTGTCTGGTCAGGCGTGGGGCATGATACAGGCCGTAAGTATCGAGAAGTGTTGGCTCTATGGCCTCAGAGCTGCTTTCGAGAGTGGCGCCATGGCTGACACAGCTGGCGACGACTATAGCAAGGTCTTCTCTGACTTGACCAACCTGGCTGCCCTTGTGTACAAACATTTGACCCCAGAGGATATAGCTGAGTGGGTGCACCTGGATGACCCCATGCCCGCCATGCTGGAATCCTCAGAGGGGATGACCCCAGACTCCTCGGGTGACTTTATTAAAGAAGAAACCAGTGATGATGAGGATGACATAGAGTATGACATAAACCCGACAGCAGCCGAAGCCGTTCAGGGGCTGGAGACTGCTTTACGGTGGTTTGAAACCCAGAAGCCGCAGAATGTGGCTCCTGTAGAAATAGCGCAGCTGCATTCATTACTCGCCACTGCACAGCGTCTCCAGCTAATGCATTCACAAACCAAAGGTGCCAACTGTGGCGGCTCCTAA